From Streptomyces sp. 6-11-2, one genomic window encodes:
- a CDS encoding DEDDh family exonuclease, with the protein MLEDRTLAGLSPTPWPAAYPKGYAVVDVETTGLARDDRIISAAVYRLDARGEVEDHWYTLVNPERDPGPVWIHGLTSDALEGAPLFADIAEEFAVRLADRVLVAHNAVFDWQMIAREYARAQSEAPVRQRLCTIALAKELDLPLPNHKLESLAAHFGVVQQRAHHALDDARVLAEAFRPSLRAAAAGGMRLPLLECRPLTEWSDRPVPRQQSGGNGGYRGGSWRPSRKRPACPYPNPGRYEDGKRLKQGMRVAFSGDTSTDRELLEDRATEAGLHVATSLSRLTSLLVTNDPDSGTSKVVKARQYGTPVVDEAAFGQLLRDVEPAESR; encoded by the coding sequence ATGCTCGAAGACCGCACGCTCGCAGGCTTGTCCCCCACACCGTGGCCGGCCGCGTATCCGAAGGGATACGCGGTCGTTGACGTGGAGACCACCGGCCTGGCCCGGGACGACCGCATCATCTCCGCGGCGGTCTACCGGCTGGACGCGCGCGGCGAGGTCGAGGACCACTGGTACACGCTGGTCAACCCCGAGCGGGACCCGGGGCCGGTGTGGATCCACGGCCTGACGAGCGACGCCCTGGAGGGCGCGCCGCTGTTCGCGGACATCGCCGAGGAGTTCGCCGTGCGGCTGGCGGACCGGGTGCTCGTCGCGCACAACGCGGTGTTCGACTGGCAGATGATCGCGCGGGAGTACGCGCGCGCGCAGAGTGAGGCGCCGGTGCGGCAGCGGCTGTGCACCATCGCACTCGCCAAGGAGCTGGACCTGCCCTTGCCCAACCACAAGCTGGAGTCGCTGGCGGCGCACTTCGGCGTCGTGCAGCAGCGGGCGCACCACGCGCTGGACGACGCGCGCGTGCTGGCCGAGGCGTTCCGGCCGAGCCTGCGGGCCGCGGCGGCGGGCGGCATGCGGCTGCCGCTGCTGGAGTGCCGGCCGCTGACGGAGTGGTCGGACCGGCCGGTGCCCCGGCAGCAGTCGGGCGGCAACGGCGGCTATCGCGGGGGCAGTTGGCGCCCCTCGCGCAAGCGACCCGCGTGCCCGTACCCCAACCCGGGTCGCTACGAGGATGGCAAGCGCCTCAAGCAGGGCATGCGGGTGGCCTTCTCCGGCGACACCTCCACCGACCGCGAACTGCTGGAGGACCGGGCCACCGAGGCCGGGCTGCACGTGGCCACCAGCCTGTCCCGGCTGACCAGCCTGCTGGTGACCAACGACCCGGACTCGGGCACGTCGAAGGTGGTCAAGGCGCGGCAGTACGGCACTCCGGTGGTGGACGAGGCGGCGTTCGGGCAGTTGCTCAGGGACGTGGAACCGGCGGAGAGCCGCTGA
- a CDS encoding VIT family protein: MTEPTHDEPHGGALGSRLNWLRAAVLGANDGIVSTAGLVVGVAGATDSRSALLTAGLAGLLAGSMSMAAGEYVSVSTQRDSEMAALAMEKRELREQPEVELRELTDLLQARGLSRDVAREAAEQLTERDALRAHASVELGINPDELTNPWHAAGASFLAFTVGALLPLLAIVLPPAAWRLGVTVLSVLAALVLTGWSSARLGAARPGRAVLRNAAGGALAMAVTYAAGSLLGAVGV, translated from the coding sequence GTGACGGAACCAACGCATGACGAGCCGCACGGCGGCGCGCTCGGCTCGCGGCTCAACTGGCTGCGGGCGGCCGTCCTCGGCGCCAACGACGGCATCGTGTCCACCGCGGGACTCGTCGTCGGCGTGGCCGGTGCGACGGACTCCCGTTCGGCACTGCTGACCGCGGGACTGGCCGGTCTGCTCGCCGGGTCGATGTCGATGGCGGCGGGGGAGTACGTGTCGGTGTCGACGCAGCGGGACTCGGAGATGGCCGCGCTGGCGATGGAGAAACGGGAGCTGCGCGAGCAGCCCGAGGTGGAGCTGCGGGAGCTGACCGACCTGCTCCAGGCGCGCGGACTCTCGCGTGACGTGGCCAGGGAGGCGGCGGAACAGCTCACCGAGCGGGACGCGCTGCGCGCGCACGCCAGCGTGGAGCTCGGGATCAACCCGGACGAGCTGACCAACCCGTGGCACGCGGCCGGGGCGAGCTTCCTGGCGTTCACGGTGGGCGCGCTGCTCCCCCTGCTGGCGATCGTGCTCCCGCCGGCGGCCTGGCGGTTGGGTGTCACCGTGCTGTCCGTCCTGGCGGCCCTCGTCCTCACCGGCTGGAGCAGCGCCCGGCTGGGCGCGGCCAGGCCGGGCCGGGCGGTGCTGCGGAACGCGGCCGGCGGGGCGCTGGCCATGGCGGTGACCTATGCGGCGGGGAGCCTGCTGGGCGCGGTGGGGGTCTGA
- a CDS encoding CopD family protein, with protein MTLIRPAAGTGDARGTGRRGATARAVAVLVLVALAALIPLLGPSAALHGTGEAAAPGTGGIAVLRTVLFAAVCVPVGELFVNRPAARLPGAPVERPRSWALHAAAAGFLAALGLASVVATGNLVPESPAQIDVGGLYRTRDGALALLEVNAFLLTGLCALSRRPATQLWPLAAVVVAEALRAHPGTESTPLVGSALTVVHLVCGALWAGGLLHVLRTLRLWRGAAAGAALLGRYARVAAAALAGVTATGVCSTLRRMPADTVLHQLTATAYGRTLLAKVILVAGVALLALWARIRLRRAPDPLTACVPARAEVAVLGAVVAVSGLLTALPLPIRW; from the coding sequence GTGACGCTCATACGACCGGCCGCCGGGACGGGGGACGCGCGAGGGACGGGGCGGCGCGGTGCGACGGCCCGGGCCGTCGCCGTCCTCGTTCTGGTGGCGCTCGCCGCACTCATACCCCTGCTGGGTCCGTCCGCCGCCCTGCACGGCACCGGAGAGGCGGCGGCCCCCGGCACCGGCGGCATAGCGGTGCTGCGGACGGTGCTGTTCGCGGCGGTCTGCGTCCCCGTCGGCGAGCTGTTCGTGAACCGGCCGGCCGCCCGCCTGCCCGGGGCCCCGGTCGAACGTCCGCGCAGTTGGGCTCTCCACGCGGCCGCCGCGGGTTTCCTCGCCGCCCTGGGACTCGCTTCCGTGGTGGCCACCGGCAACCTGGTACCGGAGAGCCCGGCCCAGATCGACGTCGGCGGCCTCTACCGGACCCGGGACGGGGCGCTGGCCCTGCTGGAGGTCAACGCCTTCCTCCTCACCGGTCTGTGCGCGCTCTCCCGGCGCCCGGCGACGCAGCTGTGGCCGCTCGCCGCGGTGGTCGTGGCCGAGGCGCTGCGCGCGCACCCCGGGACCGAGAGCACCCCACTCGTCGGCTCCGCGCTGACCGTCGTGCACCTGGTCTGCGGCGCCCTGTGGGCGGGCGGGCTGCTGCACGTGCTGCGCACGCTGCGGCTGTGGCGCGGGGCGGCGGCGGGTGCCGCGCTGCTGGGCCGCTACGCGCGCGTGGCGGCCGCCGCGCTCGCCGGGGTGACCGCGACGGGTGTGTGCAGCACGCTGCGCCGGATGCCGGCGGACACGGTGCTGCACCAGCTGACGGCGACGGCCTACGGCCGCACCCTGCTCGCCAAGGTGATCCTCGTGGCCGGCGTCGCCCTGCTCGCCCTGTGGGCCCGGATCCGGCTGCGGCGGGCACCCGACCCGCTGACCGCCTGCGTCCCCGCGCGGGCCGAGGTCGCCGTCCTCGGCGCGGTCGTCGCGGTGTCGGGGCTGCTGACGGCGCTGCCGCTGCCGATCCGCTGGTGA
- a CDS encoding CoA transferase, translating to MTDITYAWSALGGDPALLSRVTTVQREGALPARLPVRELARTCVCACALAAAELGARRAGLATVPTVRGDDGAVATAFTSERRLRVDGKAPVSFAPLSRFWRTADGWVRTHANYPHHRERLLRALDVPEDVDRVASVLAERSAREVEDAVFAAGGLAVALRTSGEWAAHEQGAAVAARPLVERERPDEAHARVLAPVPSAPLLPAAGLRVLDLTRVLAGPVATRTLALLGADVLRVDAPDRPEEAGLHADTGFGKRSAALDLAADRAAFEELLAAADVVVTGYRPGALDRFGLSAEALAERRPGLVVAQLSAWGGYGPWGGRRGFDSLVQVATGIAAIEGSPEQPGALPAQALDHGTGYLLAAAVLRALTEQTREGGTRVVRLALARTASWLTRTGVGPVPATDAVRGSAYDSPDPWLGETTSPIGRLLHARPPVAFTGAPSGWSRPPGPWGTDAPHWT from the coding sequence ATGACTGACATCACCTACGCGTGGTCCGCGCTGGGCGGCGATCCGGCCCTGCTGTCGCGGGTCACCACCGTGCAACGGGAAGGCGCGCTCCCGGCGCGTCTTCCCGTACGGGAACTGGCACGCACGTGCGTGTGTGCCTGCGCCCTGGCCGCCGCCGAACTGGGAGCGCGGCGGGCGGGGCTCGCCACGGTGCCGACGGTTCGGGGGGACGACGGCGCCGTGGCCACGGCCTTCACGAGCGAGCGGCGTCTGCGGGTGGACGGGAAGGCGCCCGTCTCCTTCGCGCCGCTGTCGCGGTTCTGGCGGACGGCGGACGGCTGGGTGCGCACGCACGCCAACTACCCGCACCACCGAGAGCGGTTGCTCCGGGCGCTGGACGTGCCGGAGGACGTGGACCGGGTCGCGTCCGTACTCGCCGAGCGGTCCGCGCGCGAGGTCGAGGACGCCGTGTTCGCGGCCGGAGGCCTCGCCGTCGCCCTGCGCACTTCCGGGGAATGGGCCGCGCACGAGCAGGGTGCCGCGGTGGCCGCCCGGCCGCTGGTCGAGCGGGAGCGGCCGGACGAGGCACACGCGCGCGTGCTCGCGCCCGTGCCGAGCGCTCCCCTGCTGCCCGCCGCCGGGCTGCGCGTGCTCGACCTGACCCGGGTGCTCGCGGGCCCCGTCGCCACCCGGACACTCGCCCTGCTGGGCGCCGATGTGCTGCGCGTGGACGCGCCGGACCGTCCCGAAGAGGCCGGCCTGCACGCGGACACCGGTTTCGGGAAGCGGTCGGCGGCGCTGGACCTCGCGGCCGACCGGGCCGCCTTCGAGGAGCTGCTCGCGGCGGCGGACGTCGTGGTCACCGGGTACCGGCCCGGCGCCCTGGACCGGTTCGGGCTTTCCGCCGAGGCGCTGGCCGAGCGGCGGCCCGGCCTGGTCGTGGCACAGCTGTCGGCGTGGGGCGGATACGGGCCGTGGGGCGGACGCCGGGGCTTCGACAGCCTCGTACAGGTCGCCACCGGCATCGCCGCGATCGAGGGGTCGCCCGAGCAGCCGGGTGCCCTGCCCGCGCAGGCCCTGGACCACGGCACGGGCTATCTGCTGGCGGCGGCGGTGCTGCGCGCCCTGACCGAGCAGACGCGGGAGGGCGGCACCCGGGTCGTACGGCTGGCCCTGGCGCGCACGGCGTCCTGGCTGACGCGGACCGGCGTCGGACCGGTCCCCGCGACGGACGCCGTGCGGGGCTCCGCGTACGACAGCCCCGACCCCTGGCTCGGCGAGACCACCAGCCCGATCGGCCGCCTGCTCCACGCCCGCCCGCCCGTCGCCTTCACCGGTGCCCCGTCCGGCTGGTCCCGTCCGCCGGGGCCCTGGGGCACGGACGCACCCCACTGGACCTGA